One stretch of Priestia megaterium DNA includes these proteins:
- a CDS encoding cation:proton antiporter codes for MEPMLIHITLVVGLGVLSQWLAWRFKLPAIVVMSIIGLLTGPILGLIDPKAQFAQLFDPFVSIAVAVILFEGSLNLDMREVRGIEKPVFRIVTLGAMLAWILGSLAAHYIADLSWAVAIVIGGLFIVTGPTVILPLLRQAKLKPKPAAILKWEGIIVDPFGALLAVFSFEIVQFLVLREVSGKTILFFFVASIIAVLIGWLLGRGIGWMFQKGHIPEYLKSPVVFIVVIACFTIADEIKHETGLLAVTAMGITLANMHISSISDMRHFKENISVLLTSTIFIMLTAGLTMKTITEIFHWNIILFVLLMLFIVRPVSIFLSTVGTDLSIKEKILIGWIAPRGIVALTVSSYFAKVLIDEGFKDASILTTLTFALVFATVCAHGFSLSWLAKKLDLSIGEEPGILLVGSNDFTVAFASKLKQLGYPVLVADSSWERLRVARRAEVDVYHGEVLAEQTEYHLDLTPYEYVIAATELDAYNALVCTAFLQDMGRNNVFQLSIRDQEDSREDVDEIMHTVRGRMLFKKGITWEFLHHKMEHGYTIYNTKITDEYTYETYLEEKSDASLLLAVSKQGKALSFFAHDQEINVNAGDTVLSLQPLKR; via the coding sequence ATGGAACCTATGCTTATACATATCACGCTCGTAGTGGGACTAGGAGTTCTATCTCAGTGGCTGGCTTGGAGATTTAAGTTACCAGCAATTGTCGTGATGTCAATTATCGGACTACTAACAGGCCCTATTTTAGGTTTAATTGATCCTAAAGCACAATTTGCTCAGCTTTTTGATCCTTTTGTATCTATTGCTGTAGCTGTTATTTTATTTGAAGGCAGCTTGAACTTAGACATGAGAGAGGTAAGGGGAATCGAAAAGCCCGTGTTTCGCATTGTAACACTAGGAGCCATGCTAGCTTGGATTTTAGGCTCTTTAGCTGCTCATTATATAGCGGATTTATCATGGGCGGTGGCAATTGTTATCGGAGGGCTTTTTATTGTGACGGGTCCAACCGTGATTTTACCTCTTTTACGACAAGCTAAATTAAAACCAAAACCAGCAGCGATTTTAAAATGGGAAGGTATTATTGTTGATCCATTTGGTGCATTGCTGGCCGTTTTTTCGTTTGAAATTGTTCAATTTTTAGTGCTGAGAGAAGTGAGTGGAAAAACAATTCTCTTTTTCTTTGTAGCTTCTATTATTGCTGTTTTAATAGGATGGCTTCTTGGCCGCGGAATAGGATGGATGTTTCAAAAGGGTCATATTCCAGAGTATTTAAAATCTCCGGTCGTATTTATTGTCGTTATTGCCTGCTTTACGATAGCTGATGAAATTAAGCATGAAACAGGTCTTCTAGCAGTAACAGCGATGGGTATTACCCTTGCTAATATGCATATTTCATCTATTAGTGATATGCGACATTTTAAAGAGAACATTTCGGTTCTATTGACTTCTACTATTTTTATCATGTTAACGGCTGGACTGACGATGAAGACCATTACTGAAATTTTTCATTGGAATATTATTTTGTTTGTTTTACTTATGCTGTTTATTGTCAGACCTGTCTCCATCTTTTTATCAACGGTAGGGACAGATTTATCTATAAAAGAAAAGATACTGATTGGCTGGATTGCCCCGCGCGGCATTGTGGCGTTAACGGTCTCAAGTTACTTTGCGAAAGTACTAATCGATGAAGGATTTAAAGATGCTTCCATCCTAACAACGCTGACATTTGCTTTAGTATTTGCTACGGTTTGTGCACACGGTTTTTCCCTTTCATGGCTAGCTAAGAAGCTTGATTTATCAATTGGAGAAGAACCTGGTATTTTGCTTGTAGGAAGCAATGATTTTACGGTTGCTTTTGCTTCCAAGTTAAAACAGCTGGGCTATCCAGTATTAGTTGCTGATTCTTCGTGGGAGCGGTTAAGAGTTGCGCGCAGAGCGGAAGTAGATGTTTATCACGGAGAAGTTCTAGCTGAGCAAACGGAATATCATCTAGACTTAACTCCTTATGAATACGTGATTGCTGCAACTGAGTTAGATGCATATAATGCGCTTGTTTGTACTGCTTTTCTTCAAGATATGGGACGGAACAATGTTTTTCAATTGAGCATTCGTGACCAAGAAGATTCAAGAGAAGATGTCGATGAAATTATGCATACAGTAAGAGGACGCATGCTCTTTAAGAAAGGAATTACGTGGGAGTTTCTGCATCATAAAATGGAGCATGGATATACGATTTATAATACAAAAATTACGGATGAATATACGTATGAAACATATCTTGAGGAGAAAAGCGATGCTTCTCTTTTACTAGCAGTGAGCAAGCAGGGAAAGGCACTGAGTTTTTTTGCTCATGATCAAGAAATAAACGTTAATGCGGGTGATACGGTGTTAAGCCTTCAGCCATTAAAAAGATAA
- the cydC gene encoding thiol reductant ABC exporter subunit CydC — MKYKSWIWPYFKTYKYRIFSILLLSLLTISSACALMFTSGYLISASSLQPETILLVYVPIVLVRTFGLSRAAFRYAERLVSHDFILRILAKMRTRLYHLIEPLIATSRYQTGDVLGVLAEDIESLQDLFLRTILPTISAVILYVISIVALGFFSLKFACLIAIYLFLLVVVMPLFSLWHMKAANQRYKSSKAQLYAKVTDGFLGVADWVLSGQQQSFFHSYNKTENELDGMDRKLKLWTYYRELFGQLIVAGLIVTMIWFGASLFADKELAGVFIAAFILVVFPLSEALLPVSNAVEKIPQFEESLNRVQAMEKNWEDVNEKKKHTLSLPYKGSWNSVRLKVEHVSFRYSNEEESVIHDLSFQVEQGKKIAILGKSGAGKSTLLKLLQGSLLPTEGTVQLNGQSVAEVREDVPKLISVLNQNPYLFNTSVANNLLLANEEATKEEVIEAMKQVNMHSLVEGLHQGYQTSMLETGQRFSGGERQRIALARVLLQHTPIVMLDEPTAGLDTVTEKRLLSTIFETLQDKTLIWVTHNLVGMEKMDEILFLQDGKVAIRGTHDELLATNSHYQKLYELDHPAKSL, encoded by the coding sequence ATGAAATATAAAAGTTGGATATGGCCCTATTTTAAAACATATAAATATCGTATCTTTTCTATCTTATTACTAAGCTTGTTAACGATTAGTTCTGCTTGCGCGCTAATGTTCACGTCAGGTTATTTGATTTCAGCTTCTTCCTTACAGCCAGAAACAATTTTATTGGTGTATGTTCCAATTGTACTTGTGCGTACATTTGGTTTAAGCCGAGCAGCTTTCCGTTATGCGGAGCGTCTTGTCAGTCACGATTTTATTCTTCGTATTTTAGCTAAAATGCGTACACGTCTTTATCATTTGATTGAACCGTTAATTGCTACATCTCGCTATCAAACAGGAGATGTTTTAGGAGTTCTCGCGGAAGATATTGAAAGTTTACAAGACTTGTTCTTGCGTACCATTCTTCCAACAATTTCAGCTGTTATTTTATACGTTATTTCGATTGTAGCTTTAGGATTCTTTAGCCTAAAGTTTGCATGTTTGATTGCCATCTATTTATTTTTATTAGTAGTAGTGATGCCGCTTTTTTCCCTTTGGCATATGAAGGCAGCCAATCAGCGATATAAATCAAGCAAAGCACAGTTATATGCCAAGGTCACAGACGGGTTTTTAGGAGTTGCTGATTGGGTGTTAAGCGGTCAGCAGCAGTCATTTTTTCATTCGTATAACAAAACAGAAAATGAGTTAGACGGCATGGATCGTAAGCTTAAACTATGGACGTATTACCGAGAATTGTTTGGACAACTTATTGTAGCAGGTTTAATTGTCACAATGATTTGGTTTGGGGCTTCTCTTTTTGCAGATAAAGAGCTTGCAGGTGTGTTTATTGCTGCTTTTATTTTAGTAGTATTTCCTTTATCTGAAGCGCTGCTGCCAGTATCTAATGCAGTAGAAAAGATTCCTCAGTTTGAAGAATCATTAAATAGAGTACAGGCAATGGAAAAGAACTGGGAAGATGTGAACGAAAAGAAAAAACATACTCTTTCTCTACCTTATAAAGGTTCATGGAATTCGGTTAGATTAAAAGTTGAGCATGTAAGCTTTCGCTATAGTAATGAGGAGGAGTCAGTAATTCATGATCTTTCATTTCAAGTCGAGCAAGGGAAAAAAATTGCGATTCTTGGCAAGAGTGGAGCTGGAAAATCGACTCTATTAAAATTGCTGCAAGGCTCCTTATTACCTACAGAAGGTACAGTTCAACTAAACGGTCAGTCTGTTGCTGAAGTTCGTGAAGATGTACCAAAACTCATCTCTGTATTAAATCAAAATCCATATTTATTTAATACAAGCGTAGCCAACAATTTATTACTAGCTAATGAAGAGGCCACAAAAGAAGAGGTAATTGAGGCAATGAAGCAAGTGAATATGCACTCCCTTGTGGAAGGTTTACACCAAGGATATCAAACGTCCATGCTCGAAACAGGTCAGCGCTTCTCGGGAGGAGAACGTCAGCGGATTGCGTTAGCACGTGTTCTGCTTCAGCACACGCCAATTGTCATGCTAGATGAGCCAACTGCAGGGTTGGATACCGTGACTGAAAAACGTTTGTTATCCACTATCTTTGAAACTCTTCAAGACAAAACCTTAATTTGGGTTACGCACAATTTAGTTGGGATGGAAAAGATGGATGAAATCTTATTCTTGCAAGATGGTAAGGTAGCCATTCGCGGAACGCATGACGAATTACTTGCGACGAACAGTCACTATCAAAAGCTATATGAATTGGATCATCCGGCAAAAAGTCTTTAG
- the cydD gene encoding thiol reductant ABC exporter subunit CydD, protein MGRNLMVYNGIKMVLAMLIGLITIQSVAIIFQAKWLAEVITALFRGESLTSQTKAIGLFLSAFMVRQIIGFIVKKTAYQFGVKTTQELRLIVMKSIFALGPRFTKDEGTGNLVTLITTGLQKLRAYLELFLPKLAAISVTPWLVLAFVWYHDRLSGIILLVTMPILILFMILLGLAAQKKIDSQWETYHVLSNHFVDSLRGLETLTFLGKSKEHAETIERVSDRYRKATMGTLRIAFLSTFALDFFTMLSVAIVAVMLGLRLVNGSMTLEPALMILLLAPEYFLPIREVGNDYHATLDGKESGDALIKIVKQAEKPSDKKEDVPSWTENSELHLRHITVKYDKEQPPSLEDVSLHVKGMKKIGIIGKSGAGKSTLIDILSGFVQSTEGSAEVNGVPIDLRSDAWQKQITYIPQHPFIFNGTVKENIEFYQDRGGSYDYEDALTKAGLLSTVQQMPKKENEMIGDGGRQLSGGQAQRIALARAFLSDRPIIMLDEPTAQVDIETEYELKQDILTMFQEKLFILATHRLYWMKDMDLIVVIEDGKIAEVGNHQELIQKKGAYYQFLHEEEEI, encoded by the coding sequence ATGGGTAGAAATTTAATGGTTTACAACGGAATAAAAATGGTTCTTGCCATGTTAATAGGGCTTATTACTATTCAAAGTGTAGCCATTATTTTTCAAGCTAAGTGGCTCGCCGAAGTAATTACCGCTCTTTTTCGTGGTGAAAGTTTAACTTCGCAGACAAAAGCAATCGGATTGTTTTTGTCTGCCTTTATGGTTCGTCAGATCATAGGTTTTATAGTAAAAAAAACGGCATATCAATTTGGAGTCAAAACGACTCAGGAACTTCGTTTGATAGTCATGAAAAGCATTTTTGCATTAGGACCGCGTTTTACCAAAGATGAAGGAACAGGAAACTTGGTGACGCTCATCACCACAGGCCTACAGAAGCTTCGCGCTTATCTCGAGCTGTTTTTGCCTAAACTGGCCGCCATTAGCGTTACACCTTGGCTAGTGCTCGCTTTCGTTTGGTACCATGATCGGCTTTCAGGCATTATTTTACTTGTGACCATGCCAATTTTAATTTTATTTATGATTTTGCTTGGACTGGCTGCACAAAAAAAAATAGATAGTCAATGGGAGACATATCACGTGTTGTCCAACCACTTTGTAGATTCGCTTCGAGGGTTAGAAACTTTAACATTTCTCGGGAAAAGTAAGGAACATGCTGAAACGATTGAAAGAGTCAGTGACCGTTATCGAAAAGCGACAATGGGAACGCTCCGAATTGCTTTTTTATCTACGTTTGCTCTAGATTTCTTTACGATGTTATCTGTAGCCATCGTGGCTGTTATGCTTGGTTTGCGGCTGGTGAATGGTTCGATGACATTAGAGCCTGCACTTATGATTTTATTGCTGGCGCCTGAATACTTCCTGCCGATACGAGAAGTCGGAAACGATTACCATGCAACATTAGACGGAAAAGAATCCGGAGATGCATTAATTAAGATTGTGAAGCAGGCTGAAAAACCGTCGGATAAAAAAGAAGACGTTCCTAGTTGGACTGAAAACAGTGAACTTCATTTACGTCATATCACCGTAAAATATGACAAAGAGCAGCCACCTTCTCTTGAAGATGTGTCACTGCATGTTAAAGGAATGAAGAAAATTGGAATCATAGGAAAAAGCGGAGCTGGAAAATCGACGCTTATTGATATATTAAGTGGCTTTGTACAATCTACAGAAGGCTCTGCTGAAGTAAACGGCGTGCCAATTGATTTACGCTCAGATGCTTGGCAAAAGCAGATTACGTATATCCCTCAGCACCCATTTATTTTTAATGGAACAGTAAAAGAAAATATTGAATTTTATCAAGACAGAGGCGGCTCATATGATTATGAAGATGCTTTAACGAAAGCAGGACTTTTATCAACGGTTCAACAGATGCCTAAGAAGGAAAATGAAATGATAGGGGATGGGGGACGGCAGCTTAGCGGCGGCCAAGCTCAAAGAATTGCTCTAGCAAGAGCATTTCTAAGCGACCGCCCTATTATTATGCTTGATGAACCAACGGCACAAGTCGATATTGAAACGGAATATGAATTAAAGCAAGATATTTTAACGATGTTCCAAGAGAAGTTATTTATTTTAGCTACGCACCGTCTGTATTGGATGAAAGACATGGATCTCATTGTTGTAATAGAGGACGGAAAGATTGCAGAAGTCGGTAATCATCAAGAACTGATTCAAAAAAAAGGAGCTTACTATCAATTTTTACATGAAGAGGAGGAGATATGA
- the cydB gene encoding cytochrome d ubiquinol oxidase subunit II codes for MFSLNEFWYLLVSILFVGFIFLEGFDFGIGMVSRFLGRNDLERRAFINTIGPFWDANEVWLISAIGAMFAAFPNWYATLLSGSYVLFVLLLLSLIGRGVAFEFRGKVEKQAWKNAWDWVIFFGSLFPPLIFGVLFSALMKGLPVESNMQMNAGFSDIVNLYTITGGVTLTMLCLWHGLIFATIRTMDDIRDRSRKVAMKLLPVNALLLLIFSGMTFFETDLFSNHSRLMLYTFFIGIFVYLLAGFFLTRKKDGWAFAMSGLILILSISSIFAGLFPTVLVSSINESYSLTIHNAASGNYSLKIMSYAAIALLPFVLGYQIWSYYVFRKRVDHKEHMEY; via the coding sequence ATGTTTTCTCTTAATGAATTCTGGTATTTACTAGTATCCATTCTGTTTGTTGGTTTTATCTTTTTAGAAGGCTTTGATTTTGGGATTGGAATGGTGTCTCGTTTTTTAGGAAGAAACGACTTAGAGCGACGAGCTTTTATTAATACAATCGGTCCTTTTTGGGATGCAAATGAAGTTTGGCTAATTTCAGCAATCGGTGCTATGTTTGCCGCTTTTCCAAACTGGTATGCAACGCTATTAAGCGGGTCGTATGTTCTTTTTGTTCTTCTTTTGCTTTCGCTTATTGGCCGCGGTGTAGCATTTGAATTTCGAGGAAAAGTTGAAAAACAAGCGTGGAAAAATGCATGGGATTGGGTTATATTCTTTGGAAGTCTTTTTCCACCGCTCATTTTTGGCGTCTTATTTTCAGCGCTAATGAAAGGACTGCCTGTTGAAAGCAACATGCAAATGAATGCTGGCTTTTCGGATATTGTTAATCTATATACCATAACAGGCGGCGTTACATTAACAATGCTTTGCTTATGGCACGGACTTATTTTTGCGACGATCCGTACGATGGACGATATTAGAGATCGTTCACGGAAGGTCGCTATGAAGCTTTTGCCTGTAAATGCCTTGTTACTTCTTATCTTTTCAGGCATGACGTTTTTTGAAACAGATTTATTCAGTAATCATAGCCGCTTGATGCTATATACATTTTTCATCGGTATTTTCGTGTATTTACTAGCAGGATTTTTCCTTACACGTAAAAAAGACGGATGGGCATTTGCTATGTCTGGCTTAATTTTAATTTTATCAATTTCCTCTATATTTGCAGGATTGTTTCCAACCGTTTTGGTTAGTTCAATCAATGAAAGCTATAGTTTAACGATTCATAATGCAGCATCAGGGAATTATTCCTTAAAAATTATGTCTTACGCTGCTATTGCGTTACTGCCTTTTGTGTTAGGTTATCAAATTTGGAGCTACTACGTTTTCAGAAAACGTGTAGATCATAAGGAGCATATGGAGTATTAA
- a CDS encoding cytochrome ubiquinol oxidase subunit I has translation MDTVILSRIQFASTTLFHFIFVPLSIGLVFLVAIMETMYVVKKDEQYKRMAKFWGHLFLINFAVGVVTGILQEFQFGMNWSEYSRFVGDVFGAPLAIEALLAFFMESTFLGLWIFGWDRLPKWLHCLCIWLVSLGTIFSAFFILTANSFMQHPVGMELNNGRLEMNDFFKLLTNGQLWVEFPHTILGSFATGAFFITGVSAIMLLKKKHLTFAKKSFQVAIIVGLVSGVGIALSGHEQAGYLVKTQPMKMAASEGLWENSGSPGAWTVTANIHPDEKKNTSEIKIPYLLSFLSYGKFSGSVPGMNELQEQYTAKYGAGNYIPPVRTTFWSFRIMAGLGGVLCALGIWGTYLLSRKKLQESKLFLRIMTIAIAFPFLGSSAGWIMTEIGRQPWVVFGYMKTEDAVSPGVTAGELLFSIISFSFFYLILAVIMVFLFVKEIKKGPDHDHEAHTKVVSTDPFTKEGYNVFS, from the coding sequence ATGGATACAGTTATACTATCACGTATTCAATTTGCATCAACGACGCTGTTTCATTTTATCTTTGTACCGCTATCTATCGGTCTTGTCTTTTTAGTAGCGATCATGGAAACGATGTACGTAGTAAAAAAAGATGAACAGTATAAAAGGATGGCAAAGTTTTGGGGGCACTTATTCCTGATTAACTTTGCTGTCGGAGTCGTAACAGGTATTTTACAAGAATTTCAGTTTGGCATGAACTGGTCAGAGTACTCACGGTTTGTAGGAGATGTATTCGGTGCGCCGCTTGCTATTGAAGCACTGCTCGCGTTTTTTATGGAGTCCACTTTCCTTGGACTGTGGATTTTCGGGTGGGATCGTTTGCCTAAATGGCTGCACTGTCTATGTATTTGGCTTGTTAGTCTAGGTACTATTTTTTCAGCGTTCTTTATTTTAACGGCTAATTCTTTTATGCAGCATCCGGTTGGAATGGAGCTGAATAATGGCCGTTTAGAAATGAATGACTTCTTTAAATTGTTAACAAACGGTCAGCTGTGGGTTGAATTCCCTCATACAATTTTAGGTTCGTTTGCAACAGGCGCCTTTTTTATCACGGGTGTCAGTGCCATTATGCTCTTGAAGAAAAAACATTTGACTTTTGCCAAAAAATCATTTCAAGTTGCCATCATTGTAGGGTTAGTTTCAGGTGTAGGAATTGCGCTATCTGGTCATGAACAGGCTGGATACTTAGTTAAAACACAGCCGATGAAAATGGCCGCAAGTGAAGGATTATGGGAAAACAGCGGAAGTCCAGGCGCCTGGACGGTAACAGCTAATATTCACCCTGATGAAAAGAAAAATACGAGTGAAATCAAAATACCTTATTTATTAAGCTTTTTATCATACGGAAAATTTTCAGGTTCCGTTCCTGGAATGAACGAGCTGCAGGAGCAGTATACGGCGAAATATGGAGCAGGAAATTATATTCCACCCGTTCGGACAACATTTTGGAGTTTCCGCATTATGGCTGGTCTGGGTGGCGTATTATGTGCATTAGGCATTTGGGGCACGTACTTGCTTTCTCGTAAAAAACTTCAAGAAAGCAAACTATTTTTACGTATTATGACGATTGCCATTGCCTTTCCGTTCCTTGGAAGCTCAGCAGGTTGGATTATGACAGAGATTGGCCGTCAGCCTTGGGTTGTATTTGGCTATATGAAAACGGAAGATGCCGTGTCTCCTGGTGTAACAGCAGGTGAATTGTTGTTTTCTATTATCTCGTTTTCGTTCTTTTATTTAATTTTAGCTGTGATTATGGTGTTCTTGTTCGTTAAAGAAATTAAAAAAGGTCCAGATCACGATCACGAAGCACATACAAAAGTAGTATCAACTGATCCGTTTACAAAGGAGGGATACAATGTTTTCTCTTAA
- a CDS encoding threonine/serine exporter family protein yields the protein MHIVEQIITSFIASAAFGIIFNVPRESLLKSGFVGMIGWLIYYLLTFYGVDEIPSTVASAFFIAIISQIYAKIYRTPIIIFTVAGIIPLVPGGTAYDAMRNFVENNYNEAISLAAKAFMISGSIAIGIVFSEVINQIIRQSKLNAKAKYRP from the coding sequence ATGCATATCGTAGAGCAGATAATTACAAGTTTTATTGCCTCAGCAGCGTTTGGGATCATTTTTAATGTTCCACGTGAATCATTATTAAAAAGTGGCTTTGTCGGAATGATTGGCTGGCTCATTTACTATTTGCTAACGTTCTATGGCGTAGATGAAATTCCAAGCACAGTTGCATCGGCCTTCTTTATTGCTATTATTAGTCAAATTTACGCAAAAATTTATCGAACGCCGATCATTATTTTCACCGTAGCAGGTATTATTCCGCTAGTTCCAGGAGGAACAGCATACGATGCCATGCGTAACTTTGTAGAAAATAACTATAATGAAGCGATTAGTCTTGCAGCGAAAGCCTTTATGATTTCAGGTTCAATTGCCATTGGTATTGTATTTTCTGAAGTCATTAACCAAATCATTCGTCAATCTAAATTAAATGCCAAAGCAAAATATCGACCGTAG
- a CDS encoding threonine/serine exporter family protein, translating into MTQQKLDKYEIMDVSLLAGKIMLESGAETYRVEDTMMRIAASYGIKKSHSYVTPTGIMFSLETKEPTKTKLIRISERTTDLKKVTMVNSVSRTISQGNISLEEAYEMLQEIEATNVAFPLWVQLAAASISSGCFLIMFQGLWTDFIPAMFLGGLGFLTVVYFHRLIPIRFFAEFTASLVIGLLSALLVASGLGTQIDKIIIGSVMPLVPGLSITNAVRDLMAGHLLSGLSKGAEAFLTAFAIGAGIAIVFTLL; encoded by the coding sequence ATGACACAACAAAAATTAGATAAATATGAAATTATGGACGTTAGCTTACTAGCAGGTAAAATTATGTTAGAAAGCGGAGCAGAAACGTATCGAGTAGAAGACACAATGATGCGGATTGCAGCGTCTTACGGTATAAAAAAATCCCACAGCTATGTGACGCCAACAGGGATTATGTTTTCACTTGAAACGAAAGAACCGACGAAAACAAAGTTAATTCGTATTTCCGAACGAACGACAGATTTAAAAAAAGTAACCATGGTAAATAGCGTCTCAAGAACAATCAGTCAAGGAAACATCTCCTTGGAGGAAGCGTACGAAATGCTACAAGAAATTGAAGCAACGAACGTAGCTTTTCCACTATGGGTTCAACTTGCAGCTGCATCCATTTCTAGCGGATGCTTTTTAATCATGTTTCAAGGTTTATGGACGGACTTTATTCCAGCTATGTTTTTAGGAGGTCTCGGATTTTTAACCGTGGTGTATTTCCACCGTCTTATTCCGATTCGCTTTTTTGCTGAGTTTACCGCTTCGTTAGTTATTGGACTTTTATCAGCTCTTCTAGTCGCTTCAGGACTAGGCACGCAAATTGATAAAATTATTATTGGATCCGTTATGCCTCTGGTTCCTGGCTTGTCCATTACCAATGCAGTGCGAGATTTAATGGCGGGACATTTATTGTCTGGATTATCAAAAGGAGCAGAAGCGTTTCTGACGGCATTCGCTATTGGTGCAGGTATTGCCATTGTATTTACGCTTCTATAG
- a CDS encoding LacI family DNA-binding transcriptional regulator, with amino-acid sequence MGRKKVTITEVAKEAGVSLATVSRIFNNKDGKIKISEKTKQKVLKAAAHLGYQTNPFAAALRAQKTGIIGILIRDLKDPFLIELLKKVQQQVQSRGMDVLIGHTDYEETTAERQLNVMMNHWFDGVILLDYVAAQHPFVDVLKQYQTPYVSLTGDASSALWPIVHVDDGVGMQLAVAHLTDLGHKNIGFVGKAVSGVEHRLSLFYQYVPSANAKFVKEDMNNSDELYQFINELAHHPEPPTALICATDYIALKVIHCAWQNGLHVPADLSVIGFDDITEASEAHPPLTTIRQPMGKMAEKAVNLLLQQIQDQQEIDQVQYTMAPVLVERETTKRMN; translated from the coding sequence ATGGGGAGAAAAAAAGTCACGATTACAGAAGTAGCAAAAGAAGCGGGTGTTTCATTAGCTACGGTATCAAGAATCTTCAATAATAAAGACGGTAAAATTAAAATCAGTGAAAAAACTAAACAAAAAGTGCTAAAAGCAGCAGCTCATTTAGGGTATCAGACGAATCCATTTGCGGCAGCTCTGCGGGCCCAAAAAACAGGGATTATCGGGATATTAATTAGAGATTTAAAAGATCCGTTTCTAATTGAACTATTAAAAAAGGTACAGCAACAAGTCCAAAGTCGAGGGATGGATGTTCTTATTGGACATACGGATTACGAAGAAACAACGGCTGAGCGTCAATTAAATGTTATGATGAACCATTGGTTTGATGGGGTCATTTTATTAGACTATGTAGCTGCTCAGCATCCGTTTGTAGATGTATTAAAACAATATCAAACGCCTTACGTTTCTCTCACAGGAGACGCCTCTTCTGCACTTTGGCCGATTGTACATGTAGATGATGGGGTGGGAATGCAATTAGCTGTTGCTCACTTAACGGACCTTGGTCATAAGAATATAGGGTTCGTTGGGAAAGCTGTAAGCGGAGTCGAGCACCGTCTGTCTCTTTTTTATCAGTATGTACCGTCAGCAAACGCAAAGTTTGTGAAAGAAGATATGAATAACTCAGATGAACTATATCAGTTTATAAATGAGCTAGCTCATCATCCAGAGCCTCCAACTGCGCTTATTTGTGCTACGGATTACATTGCTCTGAAAGTGATACACTGTGCGTGGCAAAACGGGCTTCACGTTCCAGCAGATTTGTCTGTTATAGGGTTTGATGATATTACAGAAGCTAGTGAAGCGCATCCTCCACTAACAACCATCCGTCAACCGATGGGAAAAATGGCTGAAAAAGCAGTAAACCTCTTACTTCAGCAAATTCAGGATCAGCAAGAAATAGATCAGGTACAGTATACAATGGCACCTGTATTAGTAGAGCGTGAGACCACAAAACGTATGAATTGA